The genomic region TTTGCCAGCAAACCTGGTGATCTTGAATTGAGATTAAAAGGCATATCTTCGGGAGGAAGGAGCTTCTTTTAATGAGGATAGCTATAGATGGACCTGCTGGAAGTGGAAAAAGCACCGTAGCTAAGGCAATATCAAAACTTTTATCTATACCTTACTTGGATACTGGAAGTGTCTATAGAGCTTTTGCTTATATCGCAAGAGAGAAGAAAAAGGACATCAAGAACTTAAAAGAGGTGCTTTCTCTGTTTGATAATGCACCCATAGTAAAGTTAGACATAGCTAAAACGGAGATCTATTATGAAGGTACTAAACTGGATGCAGAACTTAAAGGCGAGGAAATAGGTAGGTACGCATCTCTTATAGGTAGCGTGCCACAGTTTAGGGAAAAGATGATAAAGTTTTTTAGAGAGCTTTCAGACGATATGCAGATAGTGGCGGAAGGTAGAGATACGGGTACACATATCTTCCCAAATGCACCTGTGAAACTCTTTATTACTGCAAGTCTTGAAGAAAGAGCCAGGAGGAGATTCCTTGAGCTTTTGTCTTCAGGAGTTGATGCAGACTACAAAAAGATTCTTGAAGCTTTAGCGGAGCGAGACAGAAGGGATATGGAAAGACCTCTATACCCTTTTAAACCTGCAGAAGATGCCATCATCATAGATACCACCGGTATGAGTGTTGAGCAAGTAATCCAAGAGGTATTAAAGATCATTAAAGAAAAAGCCTCACACCTTAAGGTGTGAGGGTAAGAACGCGAGAAAGAGCCTTTTAAAAGATAGTTTGCAGTGCTATGGTATAGTCTGTGAAGTTTTTACCGCTGTTTTGGTTATAGCTCTTTAATACACCGTTTGGTGTCACAAAATCAACACCTAAGCTCATTTGAGCGTTCCAACCCTTGATATAGTAATTGAGAAATACGGAGGTTCTGCTTACCTTACCTTTTGCGGTCAGATCCTTAAACTCCTTGTATTCCGAATATTCATATCTTGCTGCCAGAGCAGGTTTTCCTATGCCTATCATCTGGTCGTAAAGTATCTGTCCCATCACGTAGTAAGCGTTAGTCTTAGGTTTTTTGTTAGCTACACCCAAATTAGATGGCAAGCTCGTTTGACCTATGTATCCTAATTGCAAATTAGGTACAACATCTCCAAATTTCTGCTCCCACATAACATCAGCAGTCCATGCCTTAGCTGTACCGGAACTTCCTTTTCCGTCATCCCACTTTTGAGCCCAATAAGCCACGCCTATGTTAAGAACGTTTTGCTTACCAAGGTAGCTATCTGCCTTACCCCAACCCTTGTCCGCCTTGTAGCCGAGCATAACCGGATTGAACTCAAGTCTCATACCATAAGCTACGTTATCCTTAGTGCCGAGATTTGGATCCGTGTGATCAAATTTACCGTCAAATACGCCTAACCTATACTGGAGTATACCGTCAGCTATATTACCCCAGAAGCTTATACCTGCATCCCTGTCTCCGCTAAGCGTGGCAGGTGCAAAGGGGTTCCAACTTGGTGCTTTGTAACCATTTGTACCATCACCCGCACCCCACCTTATGCCCGTGGGTATGATGTAATTTCTGGAAGAGGTAAGGTTACCCCTCGCAAAGGGTATTCTGTACTTACCTGCCCTTACTTTGAACTCATCCGCAAGGTCAAGAGTTATCACTCCATCGTTGATGCTTGCAGAATTTGCCTGATGAACTCCCCTATTTGTGGTGTTTGGAGAAAAATCTCCTTCAAACTCAAACTTTACATACTTGTTTACTTGCCCAGCCATATTGATGGTAGCTCGCCTTATGGAGAAGTCTGTGTAGTCTTTGACATCACCTCTCGCCTTCCCCAGTTTCTGAGCTGTGATTCTCAAAGTTAAATCAAGTGTAGAAAAAGTGTTTTCATCCAGCTTTATGGATGCTGCCTGAGCTGGAATAACAGATGCGCACAGTAAGGCGCTCAAAAACAAACCTTTTCTCATCATACTACCTCCTTGCGTTTTGAT from Hydrogenobacter sp. harbors:
- the cmk gene encoding (d)CMP kinase, producing MRIAIDGPAGSGKSTVAKAISKLLSIPYLDTGSVYRAFAYIAREKKKDIKNLKEVLSLFDNAPIVKLDIAKTEIYYEGTKLDAELKGEEIGRYASLIGSVPQFREKMIKFFRELSDDMQIVAEGRDTGTHIFPNAPVKLFITASLEERARRRFLELLSSGVDADYKKILEALAERDRRDMERPLYPFKPAEDAIIIDTTGMSVEQVIQEVLKIIKEKASHLKV
- a CDS encoding porin, with amino-acid sequence MRKGLFLSALLCASVIPAQAASIKLDENTFSTLDLTLRITAQKLGKARGDVKDYTDFSIRRATINMAGQVNKYVKFEFEGDFSPNTTNRGVHQANSASINDGVITLDLADEFKVRAGKYRIPFARGNLTSSRNYIIPTGIRWGAGDGTNGYKAPSWNPFAPATLSGDRDAGISFWGNIADGILQYRLGVFDGKFDHTDPNLGTKDNVAYGMRLEFNPVMLGYKADKGWGKADSYLGKQNVLNIGVAYWAQKWDDGKGSSGTAKAWTADVMWEQKFGDVVPNLQLGYIGQTSLPSNLGVANKKPKTNAYYVMGQILYDQMIGIGKPALAARYEYSEYKEFKDLTAKGKVSRTSVFLNYYIKGWNAQMSLGVDFVTPNGVLKSYNQNSGKNFTDYTIALQTIF